A DNA window from Burkholderia sp. HI2500 contains the following coding sequences:
- the hutU gene encoding urocanate hydratase, with protein MNHPKHIDPRLDPTRTIRAPRGSEKVCKTWLAEAAYRMIQNNLDPEVAEHPHALVVYGGIGRAARNWECYDQILASLKDLEENETLLIQSGKPVGVFRTHKDAPRVLLANSNLVPHWANWDHFHELDRKGLMMYGQMTAGSWIYIGSQGIVQGTYETFFSVANQHFNGDPSGRWILTGGLGGMGGAQPLAATMAGFSMIAVECDETRIDFRLKTRYVDKKATTLDEALGMIEEAKRTGKPVSIGLLGNAADVFAELVTRGITPDCVTDQTSAHDPINGYLPQGWTVAQWREAQKVDPQSIVKVAKQSMAVQVRAMLALQERGAATLDYGNNIRQMALEMGVENAFDFPGFVPAYIRPLFCEGKGPFRWVALSGDPEDIYKTDQKVKELIPDDPHLHNWLDMARERIAFQGLPARICWVGVKDRYRLGQAFNEMVKNGELKAPIVIGRDHLDTGSVASPNRETESMKDGSDAVSDWPLLNALLNTAGGASWVSLHHGGGVGMGFSQHSGVVIVADGTAEAHERLGRVLLNDPATGVMRHADAGYELAQQTAREAGLKLPMLGR; from the coding sequence ATGAACCATCCGAAACACATCGATCCCCGTCTCGATCCGACGCGCACGATCCGCGCGCCGCGCGGCAGCGAGAAAGTCTGCAAGACCTGGCTGGCCGAAGCGGCCTACCGGATGATCCAGAACAACCTCGACCCGGAAGTCGCCGAGCACCCGCATGCGCTCGTCGTGTACGGCGGCATCGGCCGTGCGGCACGCAACTGGGAATGCTACGACCAGATCCTCGCGTCGCTGAAGGATCTCGAAGAGAACGAGACGCTGCTGATCCAGTCGGGCAAGCCGGTCGGTGTGTTCCGCACGCACAAGGATGCGCCGCGCGTGCTGCTCGCGAACTCGAACCTCGTGCCGCACTGGGCGAACTGGGATCACTTCCACGAGCTCGATCGCAAGGGCCTGATGATGTACGGCCAGATGACGGCCGGCAGCTGGATCTACATCGGGAGCCAGGGCATCGTTCAGGGCACCTATGAAACGTTCTTCTCGGTCGCGAACCAGCACTTCAACGGCGATCCGTCGGGCCGCTGGATCCTGACGGGCGGCCTCGGCGGCATGGGCGGCGCGCAGCCGCTGGCCGCGACGATGGCCGGCTTCTCGATGATCGCGGTCGAATGCGACGAGACCCGCATCGACTTCCGCCTGAAGACGCGCTACGTCGACAAGAAGGCGACGACGCTCGACGAGGCGCTCGGCATGATCGAGGAAGCGAAGCGCACCGGCAAGCCGGTGTCGATCGGCCTGCTCGGCAACGCGGCCGACGTGTTCGCCGAACTCGTCACGCGCGGCATCACGCCGGACTGCGTGACCGACCAGACGAGCGCGCACGACCCGATCAACGGCTACCTGCCGCAAGGCTGGACCGTCGCGCAATGGCGCGAAGCGCAGAAGGTCGATCCGCAGAGCATCGTGAAGGTCGCGAAGCAGTCGATGGCCGTCCAGGTGCGCGCGATGCTCGCGCTGCAGGAACGCGGTGCGGCGACGCTCGACTACGGCAACAACATCCGCCAGATGGCGCTGGAAATGGGTGTCGAGAACGCATTCGACTTCCCGGGCTTCGTGCCGGCCTACATCCGCCCGCTGTTCTGCGAAGGCAAGGGCCCGTTCCGCTGGGTCGCGCTGTCGGGCGATCCGGAAGACATCTACAAGACCGACCAGAAGGTGAAGGAGCTGATCCCCGACGATCCGCACCTGCACAACTGGCTCGACATGGCGCGTGAGCGCATTGCGTTCCAGGGCCTGCCGGCACGGATCTGCTGGGTCGGCGTGAAGGATCGCTATCGCCTCGGCCAGGCGTTCAACGAGATGGTCAAGAACGGCGAGCTGAAGGCCCCGATCGTGATCGGCCGCGACCACCTCGACACCGGCTCGGTCGCGAGCCCGAACCGCGAGACGGAATCGATGAAGGACGGTTCGGACGCCGTGAGCGACTGGCCGCTGCTGAACGCACTGCTGAACACCGCAGGCGGCGCATCGTGGGTGTCGCTGCACCATGGCGGCGGCGTGGGCATGGGCTTCTCGCAGCACTCGGGCGTCGTGATCGTCGCCGACGGTACCGCCGAAGCGCACGAGCGTCTCGGCCGCGTGCTGCTGAACGACCCGGCGACGGGCGTGATGCGCCATGCGGATGCCGGCTACGAACTCGCGCAGCAGACGGCCCGCGAAGCCGGCCTGAAGCTGCCGATGCTCGGCCGCTGA
- the hutC gene encoding histidine utilization repressor: MSAPVYQEIKDFILARIHAGEWEEGDQVPSENELAREFKVARMTVNRALRELTAEQVLTRMKGAGTYVARPKYESTLVAIRSISEEVGARGHAYHASVLGLDTIRADDALADEMQVAVRTKLFHSQVLHFENDEPVQLEERWVNPAVAPDYAEQDFTNTTPNLYLMRAAPLQRVEYRIEAAAPAPERREQLRMDDVEPCLVLHRRTWSQGVVASVANLWHPGSRYRFTGHF, translated from the coding sequence ATGAGCGCGCCGGTCTACCAGGAGATCAAGGATTTCATCCTGGCCCGCATCCACGCAGGCGAGTGGGAGGAGGGCGATCAGGTGCCGTCCGAGAACGAGCTGGCGCGCGAATTCAAGGTGGCGCGCATGACCGTCAACCGCGCGCTGCGCGAGTTGACGGCCGAGCAGGTGCTCACGCGCATGAAGGGGGCGGGCACCTACGTCGCGCGGCCGAAGTACGAGTCGACGCTGGTGGCGATCCGCAGCATCTCGGAGGAAGTCGGCGCACGCGGGCATGCGTATCACGCCAGCGTGCTCGGCCTCGACACGATCCGCGCCGACGACGCGCTCGCCGACGAGATGCAGGTCGCCGTGCGCACGAAGCTGTTTCATTCGCAGGTGCTGCACTTCGAGAACGACGAGCCCGTGCAGCTCGAAGAACGATGGGTGAATCCGGCGGTCGCGCCGGATTACGCCGAGCAGGATTTCACGAACACGACGCCGAACCTGTACCTGATGCGCGCGGCTCCGCTGCAGCGCGTCGAGTACCGGATCGAAGCGGCGGCCCCGGCGCCGGAGCGGCGCGAGCAGCTGCGGATGGACGACGTCGAGCCGTGTCTGGTTTTACATCGACGCACCTGGTCGCAGGGCGTCGTCGCCTCGGTGGCGAATCTGTGGCATCCCGGCAGCCGTTATCGCTTCACCGGGCATTTCTGA
- the hutH gene encoding histidine ammonia-lyase, which translates to MITLTPGHLTLPQLRQIARESVQLALDPASFAKIDAGAKAVADIAAKGEPAYGINTGFGRLASTHIPHDQLELLQKNLVLSHAVGVGEPMARSSVRLLMALKLSSLGRGHSGIRREVMDALIKLFNADVLPLIPVKGSVGASGDLAPLAHMSAVLLGVGEVFIRGERASAIDGLRVAGLAPLTLQAKEGLALLNGTQASTALALDNMFAIEDLYRTALVAGALSVDAAAGSVKPFDARIHELRGHQGQIDAAASYRDLLEGSPINQSHRDCDKVQDPYSLRCQPQVMGACLDQMRHAADVLLVEANAVSDNPLIFPDTGEVLSGGNFHAEPVAFAADNLALAAAEIGALAERRIALLIDATLSGLPPFLVRDGGVNSGFMIAHVTAAALASENKTLAHPASVDSLPTSANQEDHVSMATFAARKLADIADNTKHILAIELLAAAQGVDLRAPYHTSPKLAPVMETIRAKVAHYELDHYFAPDIAVIAKLVGERAFAKVAPFSFASEQ; encoded by the coding sequence ATGATTACGTTGACCCCCGGCCATCTGACCCTCCCGCAACTGCGCCAGATCGCACGCGAATCCGTGCAGCTCGCGCTCGACCCGGCCAGCTTCGCGAAGATCGACGCCGGCGCGAAGGCCGTCGCCGACATCGCTGCGAAGGGCGAGCCGGCCTACGGCATCAACACGGGCTTCGGCCGCCTGGCCAGCACGCACATCCCGCACGACCAGCTCGAACTGCTGCAGAAGAACCTCGTGCTGTCGCACGCGGTCGGCGTGGGCGAGCCGATGGCACGCTCGTCGGTGCGCCTGCTGATGGCGCTGAAGCTGTCGAGCCTCGGCCGCGGCCACTCGGGCATCCGTCGCGAAGTGATGGACGCGCTGATCAAGCTGTTCAACGCGGACGTGCTGCCGCTGATCCCGGTGAAGGGCTCGGTCGGCGCATCGGGCGACCTCGCGCCGCTCGCGCACATGTCGGCCGTGCTGCTGGGCGTCGGCGAAGTGTTCATCCGCGGCGAGCGTGCGAGCGCGATCGACGGTCTGCGCGTCGCGGGCCTCGCGCCGCTGACGCTGCAGGCGAAGGAAGGCCTGGCGCTGCTGAACGGCACGCAGGCATCGACCGCGCTGGCGCTCGACAACATGTTCGCGATCGAAGACCTGTACCGCACCGCGCTCGTCGCCGGCGCGCTGTCGGTCGATGCCGCAGCCGGCTCGGTGAAGCCGTTCGACGCACGCATTCATGAGCTGCGCGGCCACCAAGGCCAGATCGACGCGGCCGCGTCGTATCGCGACCTGCTCGAAGGCTCGCCGATCAACCAGTCGCACCGCGACTGCGACAAGGTGCAGGACCCGTACAGCCTGCGCTGCCAGCCGCAGGTGATGGGCGCGTGCCTGGACCAGATGCGCCATGCGGCCGACGTGCTGCTGGTCGAAGCGAATGCCGTGTCGGACAACCCGCTGATCTTCCCGGATACCGGCGAAGTGCTGTCGGGCGGCAACTTCCACGCCGAACCCGTCGCGTTCGCGGCCGACAACCTCGCGCTCGCCGCAGCGGAAATCGGCGCGCTGGCCGAACGCCGCATCGCGCTGCTGATCGACGCGACGCTGTCGGGCCTGCCCCCGTTCCTCGTGCGGGACGGCGGCGTGAACTCGGGCTTCATGATCGCGCACGTGACGGCGGCCGCACTCGCATCGGAAAACAAGACGCTCGCGCACCCGGCGTCGGTCGACTCGCTGCCGACCTCGGCGAACCAGGAAGACCACGTGTCGATGGCGACGTTCGCCGCGCGCAAGCTCGCCGACATCGCGGACAACACGAAGCACATCCTCGCGATCGAACTGCTGGCCGCCGCACAAGGCGTCGACCTGCGCGCGCCGTACCACACGAGCCCGAAGCTGGCGCCGGTGATGGAAACGATCCGCGCCAAGGTCGCGCACTACGAGCTCGATCACTACTTCGCACCGGACATCGCCGTGATCGCCAAGCTGGTCGGCGAGCGCGCGTTCGCAAAGGTCGCGCCGTTCTCGTTCGCGTCGGAACAGTAA
- a CDS encoding glutamate/aspartate ABC transporter substrate-binding protein produces MSFPSRLAIRFGRPLLFAACALACGASLAAEPLSGTLEKIRQSNLISIGHRETSVPFSYADANGKVIGFSQDLCDRVIAAVKARIGKPDLQVRFIPVTSQNRIPLVQNGTVDLECGVTTNLAARHAQVAFSTTFFVATTRLLTRTSSGIRDFPDLAGKTVVTNQGTTSERLLRKMNEEKKMNMQIISAKDYGEGRLTLESGRAAAYMMDDVLLAGVRQLAAKPADWQIVGTPQSSEAYGFMLRKDDPQFKALVDGVLVQLMKHGEIDALYDKWFMKPVPPKGLSFDFAMSDVIKARYAAPNDAPLE; encoded by the coding sequence ATGTCCTTCCCGTCACGACTCGCCATCCGGTTCGGCCGCCCCCTGCTGTTCGCCGCGTGCGCACTCGCGTGCGGCGCGTCGCTCGCCGCGGAGCCGCTGTCCGGCACGCTCGAGAAGATCCGGCAGAGCAACCTGATCTCGATCGGCCACCGCGAAACGTCGGTGCCGTTCTCCTACGCCGACGCGAACGGCAAGGTCATCGGCTTCTCGCAGGACCTGTGCGACCGCGTGATCGCCGCCGTGAAGGCGCGCATCGGCAAGCCCGACCTGCAGGTGCGCTTCATTCCGGTCACGTCGCAGAACCGCATTCCGCTCGTGCAGAACGGCACCGTCGATCTCGAATGCGGCGTGACGACCAACCTCGCCGCGCGTCACGCGCAGGTCGCGTTCTCGACCACCTTCTTCGTCGCGACGACGCGCCTGCTCACGCGCACGAGTTCGGGGATCCGCGACTTCCCCGACCTCGCCGGCAAGACGGTCGTGACGAACCAGGGCACGACGTCCGAACGCCTGCTGCGCAAGATGAACGAGGAAAAGAAGATGAACATGCAGATCATCAGCGCGAAGGATTACGGCGAAGGACGCCTCACGCTCGAATCGGGCCGCGCGGCCGCGTACATGATGGACGACGTGCTGCTCGCGGGCGTGCGCCAGCTCGCTGCGAAACCGGCCGACTGGCAGATCGTCGGCACGCCACAATCGTCGGAGGCCTACGGGTTCATGCTGCGCAAGGACGATCCGCAGTTCAAGGCGCTCGTCGACGGCGTGCTCGTGCAGTTGATGAAGCACGGCGAGATCGACGCGCTGTACGACAAGTGGTTCATGAAGCCGGTGCCGCCGAAGGGGCTGTCGTTCGACTTCGCGATGAGCGACGTGATCAAGGCGCGCTATGCGGCGCCGAACGACGCGCCGCTTGAATGA
- a CDS encoding 4'-phosphopantetheinyl transferase family protein: MLVPPDSVSPSESSRAWRMQRLDAPPAAARAGVQIARVDFDWCVPLASPAYAALSDGERARAARFMRHEDTVRSAATRAALRDVLGTALGIAPRAVAIVVDESGRPSLDGAHRASLDFNVSHAGDHALIAWAPAGRVGVDIECCNRATDWRALTREVCAPAEAAYLDSLPPAERAGAFMRVWSAKEALLKALGTGIVGGLSAFAVMPPRDGATPATTIVEPAAPAAGVAAFDAAWLDAAPGYAACVAWTRA, encoded by the coding sequence ATGCTCGTCCCGCCCGATTCCGTTTCTCCGTCTGAAAGCTCCCGCGCCTGGCGCATGCAGCGGCTCGACGCGCCGCCCGCCGCGGCGCGCGCCGGCGTGCAGATCGCGCGTGTCGATTTCGACTGGTGCGTACCGCTTGCGTCGCCAGCGTATGCGGCCCTGAGCGACGGCGAGCGCGCGCGGGCCGCACGCTTCATGCGGCATGAGGATACGGTGCGCAGCGCCGCGACGCGCGCCGCGCTGCGCGACGTGCTCGGCACGGCCCTCGGCATCGCGCCGCGGGCGGTGGCGATCGTCGTCGATGAATCGGGTCGGCCGTCGCTGGACGGCGCGCATCGCGCGTCGCTCGACTTCAACGTGTCGCATGCGGGCGATCATGCGTTGATTGCGTGGGCCCCCGCGGGGCGCGTGGGCGTCGATATCGAGTGCTGCAACCGCGCGACCGACTGGCGCGCGCTGACGCGCGAAGTCTGCGCGCCCGCCGAGGCCGCCTATCTCGACAGCCTGCCGCCGGCCGAACGCGCCGGCGCATTCATGCGCGTCTGGAGTGCGAAGGAGGCGCTGCTCAAGGCGCTCGGCACGGGCATCGTCGGCGGGCTGAGCGCGTTCGCGGTCATGCCGCCGCGCGATGGCGCGACCCCCGCGACGACGATCGTCGAGCCGGCCGCGCCCGCCGCCGGCGTCGCGGCGTTCGATGCGGCGTGGCTCGACGCGGCGCCCGGCTATGCGGCATGCGTCGCGTGGACGCGTGCGTGA
- a CDS encoding alpha/beta hydrolase family protein, producing the protein MTISNEGSEMTQGTRAADALPPEPVTLRAADGYALRGHVWRHRGGSVVRPVTVINCATSVRCDYYFRFAAWLFAQGRDVLVYDYRGIGGSRPAQLAKLRANWLDWGRLDCEAALRYARDAFPGQPIDVVAHSIGGFALGLAASNVHVRHAVTVGAQYAYWRDYRPAERRRMWWKWHVAMPVLAAVFGYVPAKRLGWMEDTPRGVALSWVRSQARFEEGYTSGPLAEPAASRAALPARFAGLSAPMLAIGLDDDGFGTVAAIERLVGYYTGSDVTHLRIAPADIGVDAIGHFAFFHSRFTETLWPLALYWLQHGALPADAPGNVHAIHPASRGRGPGSGVPGVAANGR; encoded by the coding sequence ATGACGATTTCGAACGAAGGCAGCGAAATGACGCAGGGCACCCGCGCGGCGGACGCATTGCCGCCTGAGCCGGTGACGCTGCGCGCGGCCGACGGCTATGCATTGCGCGGCCATGTATGGCGCCATCGCGGCGGCAGTGTCGTGCGGCCGGTGACGGTCATCAATTGCGCGACGTCGGTGCGTTGCGACTACTACTTTCGTTTCGCGGCCTGGCTGTTCGCCCAGGGGCGCGACGTGCTCGTCTACGACTATCGCGGCATCGGCGGGTCGCGCCCGGCGCAGCTCGCGAAGCTGCGCGCGAACTGGCTCGACTGGGGGCGGCTCGATTGCGAAGCCGCGCTGCGCTACGCACGCGACGCGTTTCCGGGCCAGCCGATCGACGTCGTCGCGCACAGCATCGGCGGGTTCGCGCTGGGGCTCGCCGCATCGAACGTCCACGTGCGGCATGCGGTGACGGTCGGCGCGCAGTATGCGTACTGGCGCGATTACCGGCCGGCCGAACGGCGGCGCATGTGGTGGAAGTGGCACGTCGCGATGCCGGTGCTCGCGGCCGTGTTCGGCTACGTGCCCGCGAAGCGGCTCGGCTGGATGGAGGACACGCCGCGCGGCGTCGCGTTGTCGTGGGTGCGCTCGCAGGCACGCTTCGAGGAGGGCTATACGAGCGGCCCGCTCGCCGAACCCGCCGCGAGCCGCGCCGCGTTGCCCGCCCGCTTCGCGGGGCTGTCGGCGCCGATGCTCGCGATTGGCCTCGACGACGACGGGTTCGGCACGGTCGCGGCGATCGAGCGGCTGGTCGGCTACTACACGGGCAGCGACGTCACGCATCTGCGGATCGCGCCGGCCGACATCGGCGTCGACGCGATCGGCCATTTCGCGTTTTTCCACAGCCGCTTCACCGAAACACTGTGGCCGCTCGCGCTCTACTGGCTGCAACACGGCGCGCTGCCGGCCGATGCGCCGGGCAACGTGCATGCGATTCACCCGGCATCGCGCGGGCGCGGGCCCGGTAGCGGCGTGCCGGGCGTTGCAGCGAACGGGCGATAG
- a CDS encoding MFS transporter, with the protein MTPIEQEVRRRWLPVLAGGLIMGAALGIRHVQGLFLAPVSLDHGWSREAFGLALALQNLIWGVAQPFTGMVADRFGSLRVIVAGMLLYAAGLVTMAYAATTGMFTVGAGLVIGIALSGSAFASIYGALSRLFPPDRRGWALGVAGAIGGLGQFCMVPVAQTLIGGIGWRHAFIALALVAALLAPLALLLRDRPARAAAAGPDQSIGEAVREAFAHRGFWLLNAGFFACGFQLAFIATHLPAYLLDHGLPARHASVALALIALTNVAGTYACGHLGGLLRRKYVLSVLYLVRALTMAAFVAAPLSPASVYVFAAVMGFTWLGTVPLTNGVISQMFGVRYIATLFGFVFFGHQLGSFFGVWLGAVVYDATHSYMPLWIGSIALGVLAALLHLPINDARVARPASGNAAWA; encoded by the coding sequence ATGACCCCGATCGAGCAGGAAGTCCGCCGCCGCTGGCTGCCCGTCCTGGCCGGCGGCCTGATCATGGGCGCCGCGCTCGGCATCCGCCACGTGCAGGGCCTGTTCCTCGCGCCGGTGTCGCTCGACCACGGCTGGTCGCGCGAAGCGTTCGGGCTCGCCCTCGCGCTGCAGAACCTGATCTGGGGCGTCGCGCAGCCGTTCACCGGGATGGTCGCCGATCGCTTCGGCTCGCTGCGCGTGATCGTCGCCGGGATGCTGCTGTATGCGGCCGGGCTCGTCACGATGGCGTATGCGGCGACGACCGGCATGTTCACGGTCGGCGCCGGGCTCGTGATCGGCATCGCGCTGTCGGGCTCGGCGTTCGCGTCGATCTATGGCGCGCTGAGCCGCCTGTTTCCGCCCGACCGCCGCGGCTGGGCGCTCGGCGTCGCGGGCGCGATCGGCGGGCTCGGCCAGTTCTGCATGGTGCCCGTCGCGCAGACGCTGATCGGCGGCATCGGCTGGCGGCACGCGTTCATCGCACTGGCGCTCGTCGCGGCGCTGCTCGCACCGCTCGCCCTGCTGCTACGCGACCGACCCGCGCGGGCTGCCGCCGCCGGCCCCGACCAGTCGATCGGCGAAGCCGTGCGCGAGGCGTTCGCGCATCGCGGCTTCTGGCTGCTGAACGCGGGCTTCTTCGCATGCGGCTTCCAGCTCGCGTTCATCGCGACGCATCTTCCCGCGTACCTGCTCGACCACGGGCTGCCGGCACGCCACGCGAGCGTCGCGCTCGCGCTGATCGCGCTGACCAACGTGGCCGGCACCTATGCGTGCGGCCATCTCGGCGGGCTGCTGCGGCGCAAGTACGTGCTGTCGGTGCTGTACCTCGTGCGGGCGCTCACGATGGCCGCGTTCGTCGCAGCCCCCCTGTCGCCCGCGAGCGTCTACGTGTTCGCGGCCGTGATGGGATTCACGTGGCTCGGCACCGTGCCGCTGACGAATGGCGTGATCTCGCAGATGTTCGGCGTGCGCTACATCGCGACGCTGTTCGGCTTCGTGTTCTTCGGGCACCAGCTCGGCAGCTTCTTCGGCGTCTGGCTCGGCGCGGTGGTGTACGACGCGACGCATTCGTACATGCCGCTGTGGATCGGCTCGATCGCCCTCGGCGTACTCGCGGCGTTGCTGCACCTGCCGATCAACGACGCGCGCGTCGCGCGCCCGGCATCGGGCAACGCGGCATGGGCATGA
- a CDS encoding cryptochrome/photolyase family protein encodes MSAKSSIAPVIVWFRDDLRVTDQPALTRAVESGRPLICVFVDDTGDGAGRTLGGAARWWLHGSLAGLDAALARHGGRLLLLRGDAPREIERIVHDTGAQAVYWNRRYAQPQRDADAALKASLKARGVTVESSNGSLLNEPWEVLTGGGTPYQVFTAYWRAARRDRTVAAPLPEPERIAFHPWPKTLRDRALALDALALRPHSPDWAGGLRDAWPMPDEAGAHAQLDAFLTTSLAGYADARDLPDRPATSRLSPFLRFGNVSPRQVWHAVQGAASAGGAAVAADADKFLSELGWREFSYTLLYHFPALATDNFRAQFDAMPWRDDPAALRAWQRGLTGYPLVDAGLRELWTTGWMHNRVRMVVASFLIKHLLLDWRAGEAWFWDTLVDADPANNAASWQWVAGCGADAAPYFRIFNPVAQGQKFDPDGAYVRRWVPELAGLDNASIHAPWEASPLELDAAGVRLGVDYPAPLVEHAAARARALDALAALPKRR; translated from the coding sequence GTGTCCGCCAAGTCGTCCATTGCTCCCGTGATCGTCTGGTTTCGCGACGATTTGCGCGTGACCGACCAGCCCGCGCTGACGCGCGCGGTGGAATCTGGTCGGCCGCTCATCTGCGTATTCGTCGACGACACGGGCGACGGCGCCGGACGAACGCTCGGCGGCGCGGCGCGCTGGTGGCTGCACGGGTCGCTGGCCGGGCTCGACGCGGCGCTCGCGCGTCATGGCGGGCGCCTGCTGCTGTTGCGCGGCGACGCGCCGCGCGAGATCGAGCGCATCGTGCACGACACGGGCGCGCAAGCCGTGTACTGGAACCGCCGCTACGCGCAACCGCAGCGCGACGCCGACGCGGCGCTGAAGGCCTCGCTCAAGGCGCGCGGTGTCACGGTCGAGAGCAGCAACGGCAGCCTGCTGAACGAGCCGTGGGAGGTGCTGACGGGCGGCGGCACCCCGTATCAGGTGTTCACCGCGTACTGGCGTGCGGCGCGACGGGATCGCACGGTCGCCGCGCCGCTGCCGGAACCCGAGCGGATCGCGTTTCATCCGTGGCCGAAAACCCTGCGTGACCGCGCGCTGGCGCTCGACGCGCTTGCGTTGCGGCCGCATTCGCCGGATTGGGCCGGCGGCCTGCGCGATGCGTGGCCCATGCCCGACGAAGCCGGCGCGCACGCGCAGCTCGACGCGTTCCTGACGACATCGCTCGCCGGCTATGCGGACGCGCGCGATCTTCCCGACCGTCCCGCGACGAGCCGGCTGTCGCCGTTCCTGCGCTTCGGCAACGTGTCGCCGCGACAGGTGTGGCACGCGGTGCAGGGTGCCGCGAGCGCAGGCGGCGCGGCGGTTGCCGCGGACGCCGACAAATTCCTGAGCGAACTCGGCTGGCGCGAGTTCAGCTACACGCTGCTGTACCACTTCCCGGCGCTCGCGACCGACAACTTCCGCGCGCAGTTCGACGCGATGCCGTGGCGTGACGATCCCGCCGCGCTGCGCGCATGGCAGCGCGGGCTGACCGGCTATCCGCTCGTCGACGCGGGCCTGCGCGAACTGTGGACGACCGGCTGGATGCACAACCGCGTGCGGATGGTCGTCGCGTCGTTCCTGATCAAGCACCTGCTGCTCGACTGGCGTGCGGGCGAAGCGTGGTTCTGGGACACGCTGGTCGACGCCGATCCCGCGAACAACGCGGCGAGCTGGCAGTGGGTGGCCGGCTGCGGCGCCGACGCCGCGCCGTATTTCCGCATCTTCAATCCGGTCGCGCAGGGGCAGAAGTTCGATCCGGACGGCGCGTACGTGCGGCGCTGGGTGCCCGAGCTTGCCGGCCTCGACAACGCATCGATCCACGCGCCGTGGGAAGCGTCGCCGCTGGAACTCGACGCGGCCGGCGTGCGGCTCGGCGTCGATTACCCGGCGCCGCTCGTCGAGCATGCGGCCGCGCGTGCCCGTGCGCTCGATGCGCTGGCGGCGTTGCCGAAGCGCCGCTGA
- a CDS encoding SRPBCC domain-containing protein: MTKPSNLVTSITVDIDAPASVVWEVLTDFPRYGEWNTFCVGFETTGRLGDFVHMQVRIPGTETVIPVNEILVAYEPERLLSWEQRPTDDNKDAARRDQYIDAIGAERCRYFTTDQFLGINADTIMQNHGAWVKQGFDQCARDVKQRAEALHAARRRNGA; this comes from the coding sequence ATGACCAAACCCTCGAATCTCGTCACCTCGATCACCGTCGACATCGACGCACCGGCCTCCGTCGTCTGGGAAGTGCTGACCGACTTCCCGCGCTACGGCGAATGGAACACGTTCTGCGTCGGCTTCGAAACGACCGGCAGGCTCGGCGATTTCGTGCACATGCAGGTGCGCATCCCGGGCACGGAGACCGTGATTCCCGTCAACGAGATCCTCGTCGCGTACGAACCCGAACGCCTGCTGTCGTGGGAGCAGCGCCCGACCGACGACAACAAGGACGCCGCGCGCCGCGACCAGTACATCGACGCGATCGGCGCGGAGCGCTGCCGCTATTTCACGACCGACCAGTTCCTCGGCATCAATGCGGACACGATCATGCAGAACCACGGCGCTTGGGTGAAACAGGGTTTCGACCAGTGCGCGCGCGACGTGAAGCAGCGCGCCGAAGCGCTCCACGCGGCACGCCGGCGCAACGGCGCGTGA
- a CDS encoding nuclear transport factor 2 family protein, giving the protein MPDLQTLSDHHDIRELIVAYSSAIDTRDFDALDAVFTPDAAIDYRSMGGIAGRYPEVKVWLRTVLPQFPQYQHMVANLSIRLDGDTARGRTICFNPMEVALPDGGTQVMFLGLWYVDRFVRTAQGWRIAERVEERCYGHNVPAVLAGATG; this is encoded by the coding sequence ATGCCCGATCTGCAAACGCTGTCCGACCATCACGACATCCGCGAGTTGATCGTCGCGTATTCGAGCGCGATCGACACGCGCGACTTCGACGCGCTCGACGCGGTGTTCACACCCGATGCCGCGATCGACTATCGCTCGATGGGCGGCATCGCCGGCCGCTATCCGGAGGTGAAGGTCTGGCTGCGCACCGTGTTGCCGCAGTTTCCGCAGTACCAGCACATGGTCGCCAACCTGTCGATCCGGCTCGACGGCGATACCGCACGCGGCCGCACGATCTGCTTCAATCCGATGGAAGTCGCGCTGCCGGACGGCGGCACGCAGGTGATGTTTCTCGGGCTGTGGTACGTCGACCGGTTCGTGCGCACCGCGCAAGGTTGGCGCATCGCCGAGCGCGTCGAGGAACGCTGCTACGGTCACAACGTGCCGGCCGTGCTCGCGGGCGCGACCGGTTGA